The following nucleotide sequence is from Deltaproteobacteria bacterium.
ACTGGGTTAATTCAAGAATTGAGGTGCACTTGTGTGGTCGGCAACCATGATATTGATTTGGTTGAATGGTACAAAAATGAGAAAGAATCGTTCGGAAGAATCTGGAGGTTCTATTCAACAGTTAGTAATAAAAAAACAGTAATTTACGAACATGGTTTTCAGGCAGATTTTGCCAACAACCAAAAAAGCTGGACTGGTGTAATTGGCCGAGAGATCACAAAAGTTGTCAGCATGATGGAATACATCTATCCTGATATCGATGTCATCTTGGGTTCGGCCTGGGATTCGATTCTTAGGATTTTCAAAAAGTACAATGTGTTCACTCCTGTAAAAGATCCTTATGGGTTCCAGGCGGACCAATTCCTTAAGTATTATCTGAGCCTCATGAAGAAGTATAACTCAGGAAAGACCCTTGATGCCGAAACACCGGACGAAATTGACCTAAGATTGGCTGTGTTTGGCCATACTCATTTGGCGAAACTTGTGCGGGTGCCGGATGCAGGAAGAGTCTACTATCTGATGGACTGCGGGTCCTGGGTAAATGGCGGCCACGAGGTAGGTTTGATAGCTGCCAATGAAATAGCGGTATGCAGATGGACAGGAGCTGAATGAATAGGCTTCTGATCTCTCAACCGTTTGAAGGAACGTTCATTTAAAATTCAGTTCTTATGCCTTGGGGTTTCGCCAAGACAAGCTATTGAAATGAATCAATGAAGTGAAGATATTGCGGGGTGAACATGCGTCCATACCGTTCAACCCCGATATTGCCAATGCCTTCTTCCGTGCAGGAGAAATTGAGTCGTGGGGATGCCCGCTGCCCTGAACCCCGATTGCACTATGAGCCGAACGAATTTCTGTTGGAATTCCCATTTGCGGAGGACTACCTGCGTGGGTTGAATCTGGATCAGAGCAATGAAGGGGATATGAAAGTTTCGGCAGAAACTTCGGTAGAAACGCCGGAAATGTCGGCAAGAACGTCGGTAGAAATGACCGAAACGTCGGTAAAAACGTCGCACGCTTTCCTCAAATATGACGGCTGGCTACGAGCCTCACCCAGCAGGTTTCCAACGGCGGGGCTTTTGGGATACCGGTCTGAGTAGCTGGCATTTGGATTGACAGCTATAATGGGTACCGTTATAATATAATCCATGATAAAATCGTTTCACGGCCAAGGTACCGAAGACATATTTGATGGCAGAAACTCGGGGCCGGCGAGGAGTTGTTGCCCGCGCTTTTTGTGGACGATTGCCCAACGTAAGCTGGATCAAATAAATCGTGTCCGAGAAATCGGAGAGCTTTCCATCCCACCGGGTAATCGTCTGGAACGTCTTCGCG
It contains:
- a CDS encoding metallophosphoesterase is translated as MFGIDDLIRKAEGRFQVYKDYRLVAENDFTSKPTICIPDMHLLEKGPNDDFRDNNPHYEERFISFLDFLINLKKEVEIDIVQLGDMFDLWQAKGNTNLIVEAYPTITGLIQELRCTCVVGNHDIDLVEWYKNEKESFGRIWRFYSTVSNKKTVIYEHGFQADFANNQKSWTGVIGREITKVVSMMEYIYPDIDVILGSAWDSILRIFKKYNVFTPVKDPYGFQADQFLKYYLSLMKKYNSGKTLDAETPDEIDLRLAVFGHTHLAKLVRVPDAGRVYYLMDCGSWVNGGHEVGLIAANEIAVCRWTGAE
- a CDS encoding type II toxin-antitoxin system RelE/ParE family toxin: MIKSFHGQGTEDIFDGRNSGPARSCCPRFLWTIAQRKLDQINRVREIGELSIPPGNRLERLRGDREDQYSIRINQQFRICFKWEDGDAYEVEIVDYH